The proteins below come from a single Mucilaginibacter mali genomic window:
- a CDS encoding LytR/AlgR family response regulator transcription factor has product MLRALLVDDEPNNLDNLEFMLTHDCAGIAVANKARSADEARQWLAGNDADVIFLDIQMPGETGFDLLNTLAPGQLQSIKIVFVTAYDTYALKAIKASAIDYLLKPVNIDELRHAVEKVKEATGVPVLNGQQHQLIKQLLRYVNNPDAQQRIALPHLGGVTFVNTCDIVSLQADSNYTIIHLSNMQKMVISKTLKDFDELLDHQHFTRIHKSYTVNLDHIKEYSTADGGVVKMIDGNQWSISRRLLDSFLEKMKKASLMFNK; this is encoded by the coding sequence ATGCTTAGGGCCTTATTAGTAGACGACGAACCTAATAACCTGGATAACCTGGAATTTATGCTGACGCACGATTGCGCAGGCATAGCTGTGGCCAATAAAGCGCGCAGTGCGGATGAGGCCCGGCAATGGCTGGCCGGTAACGATGCTGATGTAATATTTCTGGATATACAAATGCCCGGTGAAACAGGATTTGATCTTTTAAATACGCTTGCGCCCGGTCAATTACAGTCAATAAAGATCGTTTTTGTTACAGCCTATGATACTTACGCCCTTAAGGCCATAAAAGCCAGCGCGATAGACTACCTGCTAAAACCGGTAAACATTGATGAACTGCGCCACGCGGTTGAAAAAGTAAAGGAGGCTACAGGGGTTCCGGTTTTAAACGGGCAGCAACATCAACTTATAAAGCAACTGCTGCGGTATGTAAACAACCCGGATGCACAGCAGCGCATAGCGCTGCCACATTTGGGGGGCGTAACCTTTGTTAATACATGCGATATTGTATCACTACAGGCCGATAGTAATTATACAATTATCCATCTCAGTAATATGCAAAAGATGGTAATCAGCAAAACACTGAAGGATTTTGACGAGCTGCTTGACCATCAGCATTTCACGCGGATCCATAAATCATACACGGTTAATCTTGATCATATTAAAGAATACAGCACGGCAGATGGCGGGGTAGTAAAAATGATCGACGGTAATCAGTGGAGCATAAGCCGGAGGTTATTAGATTCTTTCCTGGAAAAGATGAAGAAAGCCAGCTTAATGTTTAACAAATAA
- a CDS encoding sensor histidine kinase, giving the protein MRYALFILFILPLLCKSQPSRYRAFTMADGLPSNNVYRCVEDDKGFLWIATDAGLARFDGKRFTVFTTHDGLPDNEVIDVVKEKNGRIWANCFKQTPAYFDEANNRFINSTTDPILRLIPERNNVMYCTALKDGGVMFANDKSYIIKDGKITIYGEGPKSDTYFVIKNADGSVVKLGGAYIDKKNSRIFKLYRTIGHTYTDSAAITKAVLGDIFTYENNDHNLYMFNRARGWIYKCSNFTSKPFGFKLDSIKSPELFSSVGFTSNSFYLIGFSGKILLYDKKTLQHRFDISGNYLPNSVYKDRKGNMWVGTIDKGLLYYENNRFNAVQIPQNLNSSNFLSIAGKPDGAILAGGFYGTILEAKGSTVIIHQVPAKNNIIARQKKILVLKNDVYTFSESGMYVNYDHPLLNLLTKTRIFGKTAIVYNDSILLVGTAVGLQKFNTNTKAATLLRAFTKRVTAMASSSDGAAYIGSTDGLYKYNYTTRITTELKNKSALLKERIASICISPDNLVWVATSSQGIAVLKNDELLLRIAETDGMINNATRCITTGRPGEVWLGTSNGISRINYTLKNNRLGYKILNLTRTDGLTDNIINELVWNRDTVYAATSNGISIIPADISVRKFSIPVQLTGVSVNQRDTLQQSYYKLKYWQNNLQLQFAGVELGGHFKNFQYTIDKNATWLNLPDNTLALQLESGDHIVQVRAVDINGTVGSNILKLRFDIATPFWKSAWFWIISAIVVQVILIYFINQRHRKKKEDRLAKQIAGVQTAALEQQAFTSLMNPHFMFNALNSIQHYINLQDRQNTNRYLSDFASLIRKNFEAAQQSFIPLEQELENIRIYLGLEQMRFSDRFAYKLSVPDHIDTEDWMIPTMILQPLLENALLHGIMPSAIKGELEIDVRIENGYLLVTVMDNGIGIRNSMALHTNSEHKSRGTELIKKRIAALSNFGTGPITIKMSPLSDDEKNPGNRTVLTIPPDLYDAWLAAQRA; this is encoded by the coding sequence ATGCGATACGCCCTGTTTATACTGTTCATCCTGCCATTGTTGTGCAAATCGCAGCCATCAAGGTACAGGGCATTTACCATGGCCGATGGTTTGCCAAGTAACAATGTTTACCGCTGTGTTGAAGACGATAAGGGCTTTTTGTGGATTGCTACCGATGCCGGCCTGGCCCGCTTTGATGGCAAGCGCTTTACAGTTTTCACCACGCATGACGGCCTGCCCGATAACGAAGTAATTGATGTAGTAAAGGAAAAGAATGGCCGGATCTGGGCAAATTGCTTTAAACAAACCCCGGCTTATTTTGATGAAGCAAACAATCGCTTCATTAATTCAACAACCGACCCTATATTACGGCTCATTCCTGAAAGAAATAATGTGATGTATTGTACAGCTTTGAAAGATGGAGGCGTTATGTTCGCGAACGATAAATCCTATATCATAAAGGATGGAAAGATCACCATTTATGGCGAAGGCCCTAAATCTGACACCTACTTTGTCATTAAAAACGCAGATGGATCGGTCGTTAAACTGGGTGGTGCATACATTGACAAAAAAAACAGTCGTATCTTTAAACTATACCGCACCATCGGGCATACTTATACCGATAGCGCGGCAATAACGAAAGCAGTTTTAGGTGATATTTTTACTTACGAAAATAACGATCATAATCTGTACATGTTTAACCGGGCCAGGGGATGGATATATAAATGCAGTAATTTCACCAGCAAGCCGTTCGGCTTTAAACTGGATTCGATAAAATCACCCGAATTATTTAGCAGCGTTGGTTTTACTTCTAATAGTTTTTATCTGATCGGTTTTTCGGGGAAGATCTTATTATACGATAAGAAAACCTTGCAGCATCGTTTTGATATTTCCGGCAATTATCTACCCAATAGTGTTTATAAAGACCGAAAGGGCAATATGTGGGTAGGGACTATTGATAAAGGCCTGCTATACTATGAGAATAACCGTTTTAACGCGGTGCAAATCCCCCAAAACTTAAACAGCAGCAACTTCCTGAGTATAGCCGGCAAACCCGATGGCGCCATATTGGCCGGTGGCTTTTACGGGACTATTTTAGAAGCGAAGGGCAGCACCGTTATTATCCACCAGGTACCGGCAAAAAACAATATTATAGCCCGGCAAAAAAAGATACTGGTTTTAAAGAACGATGTTTATACCTTTTCCGAATCGGGAATGTATGTTAACTATGATCACCCTCTGCTCAATCTGTTAACAAAAACCAGGATATTTGGCAAAACTGCCATTGTTTATAACGACAGCATTTTGCTTGTGGGCACAGCTGTTGGTTTACAAAAATTCAATACCAATACAAAAGCCGCCACTTTGTTACGGGCTTTTACAAAAAGGGTTACCGCGATGGCGAGTAGTAGTGATGGTGCAGCTTATATAGGATCAACAGATGGTTTATATAAATATAATTACACCACCAGGATCACAACCGAACTCAAAAACAAGTCGGCATTACTTAAAGAGCGTATTGCCAGCATTTGCATAAGCCCCGATAATTTGGTTTGGGTGGCTACCTCAAGCCAGGGGATAGCCGTTTTAAAGAACGATGAGTTACTGCTTCGCATAGCTGAGACAGATGGTATGATCAATAATGCCACACGCTGTATCACAACAGGCCGCCCCGGTGAGGTATGGTTGGGTACAAGCAATGGCATCAGCCGCATCAACTATACCTTAAAAAATAACCGACTGGGCTATAAGATCTTAAATTTAACCCGTACCGACGGCCTTACTGATAACATTATAAATGAACTGGTATGGAACCGCGATACGGTTTACGCTGCTACCTCCAATGGTATATCCATTATCCCGGCAGATATTTCCGTCCGTAAATTCAGTATTCCTGTACAGTTAACAGGCGTCAGTGTTAATCAGCGCGATACGCTTCAGCAATCCTATTACAAGTTAAAATATTGGCAAAACAACCTGCAGCTACAATTTGCCGGTGTTGAGTTGGGCGGGCATTTCAAGAATTTTCAATATACTATTGATAAAAATGCTACCTGGCTTAATTTACCGGATAATACCCTGGCGCTGCAATTGGAAAGCGGAGACCATATTGTACAGGTAAGGGCAGTTGATATAAACGGAACCGTAGGCAGCAACATACTTAAATTACGATTTGATATCGCTACCCCATTTTGGAAATCCGCGTGGTTCTGGATCATCAGCGCTATTGTTGTGCAGGTCATCCTTATTTATTTTATTAATCAGCGGCACAGGAAAAAGAAAGAAGATCGCCTGGCCAAACAGATAGCAGGCGTGCAGACCGCGGCGCTGGAGCAACAGGCGTTTACCTCGCTCATGAACCCGCATTTTATGTTTAATGCCTTAAACAGTATCCAGCATTATATCAACCTGCAAGACCGCCAGAACACTAACCGCTACCTCAGCGATTTCGCCTCGCTGATACGTAAGAACTTCGAGGCGGCACAGCAATCCTTTATCCCGCTTGAACAGGAACTGGAAAATATCCGAATTTACCTGGGGCTTGAGCAAATGCGCTTTAGCGACCGCTTTGCTTACAAACTCAGCGTACCCGATCATATTGATACCGAAGATTGGATGATCCCCACCATGATCCTTCAGCCCTTGCTGGAAAACGCCTTGCTGCACGGCATTATGCCCTCCGCTATCAAAGGCGAGTTGGAAATCGATGTAAGAATTGAAAACGGCTATCTACTGGTAACCGTGATGGACAATGGCATCGGGATAAGAAATAGCATGGCGCTCCACACTAACAGCGAGCATAAAAGCCGCGGAACCGAGCTCATTAAAAAAAGGATAGCGGCGTTAAGCAATTTCGGTACCGGCCCTATCACTATCAAAATGTCGCCGCTATCGGATGATGAAAAGAACCCCGGCAACCGGACCGTACTCACTATTCCGCCCGATCTTTACGACGCCTGGCTTGCCGCTCAGCGTGCCTAA
- a CDS encoding fibronectin type III domain-containing protein, with protein MKAFFTTILSICALTVLAQTQRPELALMARSYPDKVVLRYFPTAPALLTRAANAGFVVEKAVFKPGIALEKLAYAPVKGSPFKRWGDDAWNTALRNASQNDTASTRIIGFAMTLTDPAVKAASGDVLADGLKTLMEERNQQDMKFAMALIAANRSRVAAEGLALSVTDADVKSGTTYVYRVRIADSQAGDKNSIAYVKVSCTAFNSRYLVNNKAVKVVEGDKRITLSFPQSKEYYAFNVERSDDGGLNFKKITLTPAFKLNPRGATTITDYGFVDSNLTNYKTYRYRLLVSTPFGDDLPLAEFQGTPRDRTPPPAPFLKSATNTKPKQVELLWETDGAGDLKGFNIKRSNSFKGKYTTISQTILPKTARTYIDGGFDPDGNNYYMIEAIDTAGNTSTSFPTLATIIDSIPPAMPVIASATIDTLGKVLIKIKPNTERDFIGYQLLKANAADHDFSVVAETYMDTLGKKRFTLRDSTTLNSLTSHIYYKVIAFDSHYNQSLPSKIIELKRRDTIPPVSPLITGFAATDSTVSISFANSPSDDAVSNILLRRLNGKPRFDTVFVNRNRAINSFIDKKVNGGDEYEYAMMAKDESGLKSKITRSIMVSIPVNKRLPKPQLSGIYSADNKKITLSFIVDDKVKGRKLKIALYKRSDGAAPWTVYKLIVFEAGKSFIDDADGTGSKYYAARLLDENSNSSNFSNELQINIR; from the coding sequence ATGAAAGCATTTTTCACAACGATATTGTCCATTTGCGCATTAACGGTTTTGGCACAAACTCAACGGCCGGAGCTTGCGCTGATGGCCCGTAGCTACCCTGATAAAGTAGTGCTAAGATATTTCCCTACCGCGCCCGCATTACTAACGCGTGCCGCTAATGCCGGCTTTGTAGTTGAAAAAGCTGTTTTTAAGCCGGGCATTGCACTTGAAAAACTCGCGTACGCACCGGTTAAAGGTTCGCCCTTTAAACGCTGGGGCGATGATGCATGGAACACTGCTTTGCGCAACGCGAGCCAAAACGACACCGCAAGTACCCGGATAATCGGTTTTGCGATGACGTTGACAGACCCCGCCGTTAAAGCTGCATCGGGCGATGTTTTGGCTGACGGCCTAAAAACACTGATGGAAGAACGCAACCAGCAGGATATGAAATTCGCAATGGCGCTGATAGCCGCTAACCGGAGCCGCGTAGCCGCCGAAGGGCTTGCCCTCAGTGTTACCGATGCCGATGTAAAAAGCGGCACAACCTATGTATACCGCGTCCGCATTGCAGATAGCCAGGCAGGCGACAAAAATTCGATAGCTTATGTTAAGGTTAGCTGCACAGCATTCAACAGTAGATATTTGGTGAATAACAAAGCGGTTAAGGTGGTTGAAGGAGATAAGCGCATTACGCTAAGTTTCCCGCAATCAAAAGAATATTATGCTTTCAACGTAGAACGATCGGATGACGGCGGCCTTAACTTTAAAAAAATCACCCTTACGCCCGCATTTAAACTAAACCCGCGCGGCGCTACAACCATCACCGATTACGGCTTTGTAGATTCGAACCTCACCAATTATAAAACTTACCGCTACCGCTTATTGGTATCTACACCATTTGGCGATGACCTGCCTCTGGCCGAATTCCAGGGCACACCGCGCGACCGTACCCCTCCGCCCGCGCCATTCTTAAAATCGGCAACAAACACAAAACCTAAGCAAGTGGAATTGCTTTGGGAAACCGACGGTGCCGGCGATCTGAAAGGTTTTAATATCAAACGAAGCAACTCGTTTAAAGGGAAGTATACCACCATTTCACAAACTATACTTCCTAAAACGGCACGAACTTATATTGATGGCGGCTTCGATCCTGACGGCAATAACTATTATATGATTGAAGCCATTGATACCGCAGGCAATACCAGCACCTCATTCCCTACCCTGGCGACGATCATCGACAGTATACCACCCGCAATGCCTGTTATCGCTTCGGCTACCATTGATACCTTGGGCAAAGTGCTGATAAAAATAAAGCCTAATACCGAAAGGGACTTTATTGGTTATCAATTGCTGAAAGCCAACGCCGCCGATCACGATTTTTCGGTGGTGGCCGAAACTTATATGGATACGCTTGGCAAAAAGCGGTTTACGCTGCGCGATTCGACCACGTTGAATTCGCTAACGTCACATATTTACTATAAAGTAATAGCGTTCGATTCGCATTATAATCAGTCTCTCCCATCGAAGATCATCGAACTTAAACGGCGCGATACTATCCCTCCGGTTAGTCCGCTGATCACCGGTTTTGCTGCCACCGATAGTACGGTATCCATCAGCTTTGCTAATTCGCCCAGTGACGACGCGGTAAGCAACATCCTGTTACGGCGATTGAACGGCAAGCCACGCTTTGATACCGTGTTTGTGAATCGGAACAGGGCTATCAACTCCTTTATCGACAAGAAAGTGAACGGGGGCGACGAGTATGAATATGCCATGATGGCAAAGGATGAAAGCGGCTTAAAATCAAAAATTACCCGCAGTATTATGGTCAGCATACCGGTGAATAAACGGTTGCCGAAGCCGCAGCTTAGCGGCATATACAGCGCCGATAACAAAAAGATCACCCTGTCATTCATAGTCGACGATAAGGTAAAGGGCCGAAAACTAAAGATCGCACTATACAAGCGATCTGATGGGGCAGCGCCGTGGACAGTTTATAAACTGATAGTTTTTGAAGCCGGAAAGTCATTTATAGATGACGCGGATGGCACCGGCAGCAAATATTACGCGGCCCGCCTGCTTGATGAGAACAGCAATTCCTCCAATTTCAGTAACGAACTGCAAATAAATATCCGATAG
- a CDS encoding OmpA family protein — MRTNNVYKAIIWLAAMCLSADLQAQDSARAKPSTLLFHVFYNDFPTAQLIRTTSLNNALNSGQWKRLADMQMGAGLSYMRGVTKKIDFAGTIDASYTDYLFKNGTNNGSSQFLLDVATTFNARLLNDRHIFNPFLTSGLGASLYTGKAGFYIPAGVGLQANVFNQAFALLGLQYRKSIGGFVNDHFNYSIGIGFSLSHKKRATVPPIAPPVKPADTVSVKPSPRILRKNITIKVKDEQTGLPLPGVMVTLKNADTLIQLQTDSAGNTHFTDIAPDTYTATGTLNGINTNTLQIKTADFSGSESLLNISLTHNDPRFTLAGEVINMETGKPETGVTINLQNLDKNSTTSIVNSGNDQGFNIQLDAGTDFTVSGKKAGYLSNIEKVSTKGLSRSTTLYVKLKLSIQQTQANKAIVLRNIYYDTGSTQIKAEASSDLDKLILFLNDNPGTRIEIDSHTDSRGSTLLNNRLSKERAAAVMIYLVKHNISPDRLTAKGFGASQPVNGCTVGIKCTDTQHKENRRTEFKVLE, encoded by the coding sequence ATGAGGACAAATAATGTATATAAAGCCATTATATGGTTAGCGGCCATGTGTTTATCAGCAGATTTACAAGCACAGGATTCCGCGCGTGCCAAACCGTCCACTTTACTATTTCATGTTTTTTATAATGATTTTCCTACGGCACAGCTCATCCGCACTACTTCACTAAATAACGCGTTGAACAGCGGCCAATGGAAAAGGCTTGCCGATATGCAAATGGGGGCTGGTTTATCTTATATGCGGGGAGTAACTAAAAAGATCGACTTTGCCGGAACCATTGATGCCAGCTATACCGATTACCTTTTTAAAAACGGGACAAACAATGGTAGCAGCCAATTTTTATTGGATGTGGCAACAACGTTTAATGCCCGCTTGCTGAATGACCGGCATATTTTCAATCCTTTTTTAACATCGGGTTTAGGGGCTTCGCTTTATACCGGCAAAGCCGGTTTTTATATTCCGGCAGGTGTTGGCTTGCAGGCCAATGTGTTTAACCAGGCTTTTGCATTGCTTGGCCTGCAATACCGCAAAAGCATTGGCGGGTTTGTAAACGACCATTTCAATTACAGTATAGGCATCGGCTTTAGTTTAAGCCATAAAAAACGAGCGACGGTGCCACCAATCGCTCCGCCGGTTAAACCGGCAGATACTGTGTCAGTAAAGCCATCGCCACGCATATTACGCAAAAACATAACTATTAAAGTAAAAGATGAACAAACAGGTTTACCCCTACCGGGCGTAATGGTGACTTTAAAAAATGCGGATACACTAATACAATTACAAACCGATAGCGCGGGCAATACGCATTTTACCGATATAGCGCCTGATACTTACACGGCGACCGGTACGCTAAACGGTATTAATACAAATACCCTACAGATAAAAACGGCAGACTTCAGTGGCAGCGAAAGTCTGCTCAATATCAGCCTTACCCACAACGACCCGCGCTTTACACTGGCAGGTGAAGTAATAAATATGGAAACAGGCAAACCGGAAACCGGGGTAACCATAAACCTGCAAAACCTGGATAAAAACTCCACAACATCAATCGTTAACAGCGGTAATGACCAGGGCTTTAACATCCAACTTGATGCCGGTACTGATTTTACAGTATCCGGGAAGAAAGCAGGCTATCTTTCAAATATTGAAAAAGTAAGTACCAAAGGGCTTAGCCGGAGCACTACTTTATATGTAAAGCTTAAATTAAGTATCCAGCAAACACAGGCTAATAAAGCAATTGTGCTACGCAATATTTATTATGACACGGGCAGTACGCAAATAAAGGCTGAAGCATCTTCTGATCTGGATAAACTGATACTTTTCCTGAACGATAATCCCGGTACCCGAATTGAAATTGACTCGCATACCGATAGTCGCGGCAGTACGTTACTAAATAATCGTTTAAGTAAGGAGCGTGCAGCTGCGGTGATGATTTACCTTGTTAAGCATAATATTAGCCCTGATCGGTTAACAGCAAAAGGGTTTGGTGCTTCACAACCGGTAAATGGTTGCACGGTCGGAATAAAATGTACCGATACGCAACATAAAGAGAACAGGCGCACAGAATTTAAGGTGCTGGAATAA
- a CDS encoding alpha-L-fucosidase, with product MRNHIQLLIIASCLTFAGYAQQKTVPDSIKNKMQWFADAKLGIFIHWGIYAVNGIDESWSFYNKKISYPGYMDQLKGFTAAKYDPQAWAGLIKESGARYAVLTTKHHDGVALWNTRQSKLNVVQSTPAKKDLLKPFYDALRKSDIKCGAYFSILDWSNTNYPGFTKDSTRYKIAEQPERWKKYQLFYKAQLQEIMKNYNPDLLWFDGDWEHSAKEWDAAGTKSMLLSYNPKLIVNGRLTGYGDYETPEQNFPVTRPVYSWWELCMTTNNNWGYHPDDTTWKTPFEVISIFADVISNGGNLLLDIGPKEDGTFPQEQVHLLKELGKWNKKHAEAVFGTLGGIPQGHFYGPTTLSKDSTALYLFIPGKSSGPVVIKGLNSKINSVEVVGNGTKLQPKIVGKISWSPVPGLVYIPIPPNVQDEYITILKVQLEKPIKLYRGKGGLGGDLNQ from the coding sequence ATGAGAAACCATATCCAATTATTAATAATTGCCAGTTGCTTAACTTTCGCGGGATACGCCCAGCAAAAGACGGTGCCCGATAGTATTAAAAACAAAATGCAATGGTTTGCCGATGCCAAGTTGGGGATATTTATTCACTGGGGTATATACGCGGTTAACGGTATAGACGAATCATGGAGTTTTTACAACAAAAAAATTTCGTATCCCGGTTATATGGATCAGTTGAAAGGTTTTACAGCCGCTAAGTACGATCCGCAGGCATGGGCAGGCTTAATTAAGGAATCGGGGGCAAGGTATGCGGTTTTAACAACCAAGCATCACGATGGGGTTGCTTTATGGAATACCCGGCAAAGCAAACTTAACGTGGTGCAAAGCACACCTGCTAAAAAAGACCTTTTAAAACCATTTTATGATGCCTTGCGCAAATCGGATATTAAATGCGGAGCTTATTTCTCAATATTAGATTGGAGTAATACTAATTATCCGGGATTTACAAAGGACAGCACCAGGTATAAGATAGCCGAACAGCCGGAACGCTGGAAGAAGTACCAGCTATTTTATAAGGCGCAACTGCAGGAGATCATGAAGAATTATAACCCCGATCTGCTGTGGTTTGATGGCGACTGGGAACATAGTGCGAAAGAATGGGATGCAGCGGGTACAAAATCAATGCTGCTAAGCTATAACCCTAAACTTATTGTAAACGGCAGGTTAACCGGCTATGGCGACTACGAAACCCCGGAACAAAATTTCCCGGTAACCAGGCCTGTATATAGTTGGTGGGAACTATGTATGACCACCAATAACAATTGGGGCTATCACCCCGACGATACCACCTGGAAAACACCCTTTGAAGTAATTTCCATATTTGCAGATGTGATTAGTAATGGTGGTAATTTATTACTTGATATCGGCCCGAAAGAAGACGGTACCTTCCCCCAGGAACAGGTACATCTGCTAAAGGAATTAGGTAAGTGGAATAAAAAGCATGCCGAAGCAGTGTTTGGCACCTTAGGCGGTATACCGCAAGGCCACTTTTATGGCCCCACTACTTTATCGAAAGACTCGACCGCTTTATATCTCTTTATCCCCGGTAAAAGCAGCGGACCGGTAGTAATTAAGGGTCTTAACAGCAAGATCAATAGCGTTGAGGTTGTAGGCAATGGTACTAAGTTACAGCCTAAAATTGTCGGGAAAATTTCCTGGAGCCCGGTTCCGGGCCTGGTATATATACCCATACCCCCAAACGTACAGGACGAATATATCACCATATTAAAAGTACAACTGGAAAAGCCAATTAAACTATACCGGGGAAAAGGCGGCCTCGGCGGCGATTTAAATCAGTAA
- a CDS encoding cytochrome-c peroxidase, producing MPVIVTGILVILLLLPSLALPLKAPSCTEQVIGDVKIKCGVFAQSCGQVQLEIGRLKQDDAGSIKNARFALLACRRDYKAIAWFLEYYFKTSAAGFNAPPKFDAEEPEDDYREPVGMQVMEALLFDKNVVARKEKLQQLADLLVNAAHNLPGLFINFHTSDAQLLRSLQVTLVRIMTLDITGYDAPLFKSGIAEAGDAMVALQNALAPYLRQQPSARVSSLLADGISYLKAHTDFNSFNRMRFLTVYAMPLQEELNRYIVQAKLDVKSTGIFNAQAKNIFSRDALNSRVFLDFPEKNRQLIALGRRLFFDKRLSGPATRSCATCHQPERYFTDGLPQSKTISRHGHVLRNAPTLLYAGFQYSQFWDARAKSMVEQVQEVLHNKQEMAGNDSIIISRLLRDKSYAALFKSAFPMPVYQRATMYGIAEGLTAYVLSLSPRNSAFDRYMAGDRAALTNSEINGFNLFMGKGQCGSCHFAPLFNGLVPPFYETSEMEIIGVPQTDSRKNALADTDEGAYRQMPVNYMKGAFKTPTVRNIAKTGPYMHSGAFHNLNTVMDFYNAGGGNGWGLNNGDQTLASDSLKLTKREIKAIVAFMNILTDKLVRKKGLDPKLY from the coding sequence ATGCCGGTGATCGTTACCGGCATCCTTGTTATTTTATTGCTTTTACCCAGCTTAGCCTTACCGCTTAAGGCGCCATCGTGTACGGAGCAGGTTATTGGCGATGTGAAAATAAAATGCGGGGTATTCGCGCAAAGTTGCGGGCAGGTACAGCTCGAGATCGGCCGGCTGAAACAGGATGATGCCGGCAGTATAAAAAATGCCCGGTTTGCGTTACTGGCTTGCCGTCGCGATTACAAGGCGATAGCCTGGTTTCTTGAATATTACTTTAAAACTTCGGCTGCCGGGTTTAACGCCCCACCTAAGTTTGATGCCGAAGAACCCGAAGATGATTACCGGGAACCTGTGGGAATGCAGGTGATGGAAGCGCTGTTGTTTGATAAGAATGTTGTCGCGCGGAAGGAAAAATTACAGCAACTTGCTGATTTATTGGTGAATGCTGCCCATAACCTGCCGGGCTTATTTATCAATTTCCATACCAGTGATGCCCAATTGCTGCGCAGCCTGCAGGTAACGCTGGTGCGCATTATGACGCTGGACATCACCGGCTACGATGCCCCGCTTTTTAAAAGCGGTATTGCAGAGGCAGGCGACGCGATGGTAGCGCTGCAAAACGCGCTGGCGCCATACCTTCGGCAGCAGCCATCGGCCAGGGTGAGCAGTTTGCTTGCCGACGGGATATCGTACCTGAAAGCGCATACGGATTTTAACAGCTTCAACCGGATGCGGTTTTTAACCGTTTATGCCATGCCCTTGCAGGAAGAGTTGAACCGATACATTGTGCAAGCTAAGCTGGATGTAAAATCGACCGGGATATTTAATGCACAAGCAAAAAATATATTTAGCCGGGACGCGCTTAACAGCCGGGTGTTTTTAGATTTTCCGGAGAAAAACCGGCAATTGATCGCCCTGGGCAGGCGCCTGTTTTTTGATAAGCGCTTATCCGGCCCCGCAACACGCAGTTGCGCTACCTGTCATCAGCCCGAACGTTACTTTACCGACGGTTTACCTCAAAGTAAAACCATCAGCAGACATGGCCATGTGCTACGCAACGCGCCGACGTTGCTATACGCTGGCTTTCAATACAGCCAATTTTGGGATGCCCGCGCTAAAAGCATGGTAGAGCAGGTGCAGGAGGTGCTGCACAATAAACAGGAAATGGCCGGGAATGATAGTATAATTATTTCAAGGCTTTTGCGGGATAAAAGCTACGCTGCCTTGTTTAAATCGGCGTTCCCAATGCCCGTTTACCAGCGCGCCACCATGTATGGCATTGCCGAGGGACTTACGGCTTATGTGCTTTCCCTTTCGCCCCGCAACTCGGCTTTTGACAGATATATGGCCGGCGACAGAGCGGCATTGACTAACAGCGAAATTAATGGTTTTAACCTGTTTATGGGGAAGGGGCAGTGTGGCAGTTGCCATTTCGCACCCTTGTTTAACGGACTGGTGCCGCCTTTTTACGAAACCAGCGAGATGGAGATCATTGGTGTACCCCAAACCGATAGTCGCAAAAACGCGCTGGCCGATACCGATGAAGGCGCCTACCGCCAGATGCCGGTTAACTACATGAAGGGCGCCTTTAAAACCCCAACCGTACGTAACATCGCCAAAACCGGGCCGTACATGCATAGTGGGGCGTTTCATAATTTAAATACGGTGATGGATTTTTACAACGCCGGCGGTGGCAACGGCTGGGGATTGAACAATGGCGATCAAACACTGGCATCGGATAGTTTGAAGCTGACAAAGCGTGAAATAAAGGCTATTGTGGCGTTTATGAATATCCTGACGGATAAACTGGTGCGGAAGAAGGGACTCGACCCCAAGCTTTATTAA